A section of the Platichthys flesus chromosome 22, fPlaFle2.1, whole genome shotgun sequence genome encodes:
- the LOC133933549 gene encoding histone H2B-like: MPEVAKPAPKKGSKKAVAKAPGKGGKKRRKSRKESYAIYVYKVLKQVHPDTGISSKAMGIMNSFVSDIFERIAGEASRLAHYNKRSTITSREIQTAVRLLLPGELAKHAVSEGTKAVTKYTSSK; encoded by the coding sequence ATGCCTGAAGTAGCGAAGCCCGCGCCCAAGAAGGGCTCCAAGAAAGCAGTGGCGAAGGCCCCCGGTAAgggcggaaagaagaggagaaagtccaggaaggagagctacgccatctacgtgtacaaggtgctgaagcaggtccaccccgacactgggatctcctccaaggccatgggcatcatgaactccttcgtgagcgacatcttcgagcgcatcgccggtgaggcctctcgtctggctcattacaacaagcgctccaccatcacctccagggagattcagaccgccgtccgcctgctgctgcccggggagCTGGCTAAACACGCCGTGTCTGAGGGCACCAAGGCCGTGACCAAGTACACCAGCTCCAAGTAA